The Fibrobacterota bacterium genome contains the following window.
TAGTATTTGTATTCCGAAGTAAGCAGCAGATCCTGGTGGAAACCGTGGGAGAACCAGGTTCCCAAGCGAATCCCCAGTAATCGATCTTTGGGCAACTCGAAATTCGTTACCAGGGTTACCGGATACATTTTGCTGCGGAATAGATACTCGCCCAGGTTCCGCTGATCCGGATTATAGTCGTAGAGGAAATACCCGACTTCCATTTCCGTGGGGAATTTCCAATCCTTCCCGAAAGCGTACAACGCCTTCGCCTCATGGATATAGGCGTTGTAGCCCGTTATCCGGGAATTCTCATTGTTCGTCTCGGGAAACGGCCTATTGAAGCTCGCTTCCAACGCCACTCGCGTGGATAGCTTATCGCTCATCGTGTTCTCGACTTATACCCGATATTGACCGTCGAGTCCTGGGGATCCGCATCCTTGGCGAAAACCCAGCCGCAGGTTGCCAACCCGATAAACAAGCCGAATCCGACAGAATTTTTCAAGCGAACTCCTTTCCCGTTCTTAAAGTCATGGAAGCATAGTTGCAAAGTAGGAGCGGATCCCTGACGCAGGGGCTCCGCTAATCATGGCTTGGAACTAGAACCGGATTTCCGATTTGATATCGGAATTGGTTAAACGAAGGACGTGGCTGCCATCCCCTTTGATCGGGGAAGGATATCGCGAAGGGCCGGAACCATCGCGCCGCCACAACACTCTCCCGTTCAAGTCCAGGATTTGCAGGGAATATTTTCCGGGCAACCCGATGTTGAACAACCCCGATGTATAGTCCACTCCGCGCATTTCCGCGCGAGAAGCCTTCGGAGCGAAATCGGAGACATCCGTCGTCGGGGTCAATTTCAGGATGGCCAGGCCATGGCTGGGAACGGAGATCCCGAAGCTTCCGGTTTTGGCGGTCGCGATATCCGCTTTGGCCCACAAATCCCTGACAGTCGCCGACGTCGTCGCCGTCCATGGGCCGACCGTGGTCCATTTATTCAGATCCGCCCAATTCACGGTGATCATAGCGGCGGCACCGGAACGGTTGAGAAGCCCGACGGCGCGGCAATTCCCCATCATCGGCTTCGCCCATATCTCAAGAGAATTGCTCGAAGAAAGACGTTGCGCTTGTACCCCCAAAGAATCCTGGTCGACCGCGATGACCTCCCTATTGATCAGGATATCCCGGATATCGGTCGTCATTTTGGTCACGTCATTTCCCGCGATCAGAGGGGCGCTCAATAGGCACCACATCCCGAAATGGGCCCTGTTTTCATCCTTATTCGAGCCGATGTTGCCTACCTCCAGCATGTCCGGATCATTCCACCCGCCGGGTTCGCCCGCGGCGCCGGGGCCGGCATAGGAGAACAGATTCACTTGTTGATCCAGGATGGACATGATCGAAGCCCAGTTCGGCCCGATATCGGTAGTCGTGCGCCAAATCTGGCCCCCGGAACTCCGCCCGAAGGTCCACGATTTTCCTACTCCCCAATTGCAAATGCTGTACAGGATGGGACGGGCGCTGTTGGGCCCGGCGTACTTCTTGATCGTATCGCCCAGGATTTTATATGCCGCCCCCGGGTTCCCCGTTTGAGTGCCGTTCACGTGGCACCAATCCACTTTTATATAGTCAACGCCCCAGTTCACCCACTGACGTACATCCTGGCTTTCGTATCCGAGCGTAGCCGGCTTTCCTTGGCAGGTTTGATCGCCAAGGGAAGTGTAGGCCCCGAACTTCATCCCTTTGCCATGAATGTAATCCGCCAAGGATTTGAGGCTGCTGCCCGTGAATTTATTGGTAGAGCTGATAAATCCATTGGCGTCGCGAGCACCCTCCCAACAATCATCCACGTTCACGTAGTTATACCCGGCCGCATTCATTCCGTTGGACGTCATGGTATCCGCCACCGCCTTGAGCAGGGTTTCGCTGACGTTGCATGCGAATTCGTTCCAGGTGTTGAAGCCCATCGGGGGAGTTTTAGAAAGCGGTGGATTCACGGTTTGCGCCTGAACCATGGTGATGCATAAGGATGATGCAATAGCGCCAAGAATTCCGGCCCTTATCGTTTTCGCTACCGATGCTCTCATGTTCGCTCCTCTGCGGCCCTTCAATGTAAACGTTTGCATAAAGGGGAATATAATGCCCATCGGCGGTTTTATGTCCGGGTTTTTTCCTTTAGATGTGGGAAAATTCCCTGAATATTGGAAGAAAGCGGATGTTATTGAATTGGAGAGCCAGAATTGGGAGCTCAGGGTTTCAAATCAGCTAGCGATGCCGCCGGGAAATTGGGGTCTGTTTACCGTCGGGCCCCATTGAACCCGCAACTCTCCCTTCCGGGCCAGGATTTTACCTTGCTCAATGGAAAATGCCAGTGTAACTGGGGAATCCTGTGCCGTATCGGGAACTATGTGTTTCCGAAGGACATTGGACATGGAGTCCAAATCCCAATAACCGGTGAGCCTTGTCACAGTTGCCGCCGGGCCGCCCCATTACTTTAATTCCCATTTCGTTCCTGTAGCCCGGCTAGCCGCCGGAAATCGCCCCGAGGGGGCAGGAGACTGTCTTCCATGCGTGCACCCTTCCATTCCTCCTCATTTATTCAACCCCCGCTTGGACGCTTTCGGCCCGCCCTCGCGCTCCTGGGCGCCATTCTGTTTCTTCTCCTCTGGTCCTGCCAATTGGAGTCGGGAACCAAGGTGGAGGATACCGCCAGCTTCGATCAGCTGTTCGATTCGCTTTCCAAATACGATAGCGTCATCATCGTGTTCAACGACACCAACGGCCGCTTCCTGGATACGGTTTATCAGGGCAAGGTCGACAGCCACGCAAAGCTCGTGAACCTGCCCGTTAAAGGATGGGATGGGGGAAAGGCCATCATCCGCATCACCGGGATCACGG
Protein-coding sequences here:
- a CDS encoding glycoside hydrolase family 27 protein, whose amino-acid sequence is MGFNTWNEFACNVSETLLKAVADTMTSNGMNAAGYNYVNVDDCWEGARDANGFISSTNKFTGSSLKSLADYIHGKGMKFGAYTSLGDQTCQGKPATLGYESQDVRQWVNWGVDYIKVDWCHVNGTQTGNPGAAYKILGDTIKKYAGPNSARPILYSICNWGVGKSWTFGRSSGGQIWRTTTDIGPNWASIMSILDQQVNLFSYAGPGAAGEPGGWNDPDMLEVGNIGSNKDENRAHFGMWCLLSAPLIAGNDVTKMTTDIRDILINREVIAVDQDSLGVQAQRLSSSNSLEIWAKPMMGNCRAVGLLNRSGAAAMITVNWADLNKWTTVGPWTATTSATVRDLWAKADIATAKTGSFGISVPSHGLAILKLTPTTDVSDFAPKASRAEMRGVDYTSGLFNIGLPGKYSLQILDLNGRVLWRRDGSGPSRYPSPIKGDGSHVLRLTNSDIKSEIRF